The genomic stretch tataaaaaaattattttaagtttttgattaatttattacAACTTTTTTTAgatattcatatttttttaaaaactcacTTAAATTCGAAAGTATATTAAAtactttttcataaaaatcatttttaagatatataattttaaaaaattatgcacTTTTAATTATGGGAAAAAAggaaatgcactgacagtgtaaagtatttttacacagtcaaccaatgagagacatgcatcTGAATAAagctcatttttaattttaaaaaactgtaattacatggcaaattaaagcattttgattggttgtatgtgtaaaaccGATTTACACTGAtagtgcactatctttaaactctttaattatattttaaacttcaataacatatatttatgttattagatattaaatttaaatttttaaaaaataatcaatttttttagtattttaattttattttataaaaaacattttaaaaatttttaatacaaaatatattttaaagctAAAATAAACTACCCAAAATCtaactattattaaaattaataaaactcGTCTTACAATTCTTACTATCTTATCATAGTTTCAAAGCATTTAGTTTTAAAATTGTATTAAATTCAGtcaaaaaattataaactaaaaaattaatcattttaaaattgttaatttttgtcattatttccaaaaagttattaagattaattttaattaatcattacaAGTcttattaattcaattaatgAATTAAATTCTTAACTTCTAAGAATTCATGTATTAGTGAAAATTCGATATTTGAAAATGTGTTTATtaaattactaaaaaaatattacaaaaaagtatcaaaaaaaaaattatcaaaacaaaagaagaaaaaaaaaccaaaCCATGTGCTTAATATATGTAACCAGGTTTATAAAAACATCATAAGCTTATCCTTAAAATCATCAATTCTCAAACAATACCTTAACACCATGAAAAAAACACCACTTCCTTCAAATTTCCCACTTTCCGGAAAACCCAAAGTTTcaatcttttcttctctcatttCTGATTAACTTCCCAAAATCACTTTTTTAAGCCATGGCTGCAAAGAAAGCCATTGAAACATTCTCCAAGAGCTTGGTTGAAGATGTGCACAAATGGGGTTGTTTCAAACAGACAGGTGTGAGTTTAAGGTACATGATGGAGTTTGGCTCAAATCCCAGTGACAAGAATTTGCTGATTTCTGCACAGTTTCTTCATAAGGAACTTGCTATCAGGATTGCTAGAAGAGCTATTGAGCTTGAGAATCTTCCTTGTGGTTTGTCTCACAAACCTGCTATCTTGAAGGTGAATTTTTAGCCTTTTTGTCTTTTCAATCATTGCAATTTGGAATGAAATCATGGGTTGCTTTTTGTTGATCTTATCTGGTTTTGTATAATTCTGACTCTTTGATCTTATCTGTTTGAAGAGAAAAGAGATTTAGATGTTTCTTGCATGTTTCAGTTATTGGTGTTGTTtgttaattttattgttttggaCTATTTAGCAGTGAAACCTCTGAAAAAAAATCTGTGTTTGTGTCTGTGTATGTCTCTGTGTCTCTGCATGTGTCTGTGTCTGAAATCGACATTAacacttgtgattacgtttaatttattcattttttttcaaattattaccaaTATTGATGTATCTGTGTGCCGATGTTGTGTTTCTGGTGTCCGTGCTTTTGATAGGTTTTGGATGTTCCTTGcaagtttcaattttttttgcatGTGTCTTgcaattattttgattattttagtATTTGAAATGATGATTAAAAAAGTGGTTTTGAGGATTACTTGATAAGCATTAAGATTATAATAATGTAGATTATTGATTTAGGTTTCTAGTTTATAATATAAAGTGGATAATGATCATGGCATGTTAAGCAATCTTTGCAATTGGTTTGGTCTATAAGCATGTGAAGTTCTGTTTAAGCTTTAAGAATTGTTTAATAGAACAGTTTTAAAGAGAGAGGTTGGTGTATAAGCATGTGAAGTTCTTGCTTTTATTCAGTGATTCTTGATTATGGCAGATACTCTAAATCTTTGGGATAATAGTAGTCTTAAGATCAGATTTTGAAATATTGGTTGTGGTAATAGTAACAGTTGTGCCGCGATTCTTAATATTGTGGAGGATCGCTGTCAAAACGTGTATTTTGCAGTTTCGTCGGCATTAAAAATCTCGCCGTGGCTCATTTCACGGTCGCAGATCTTTATTCAATGATTCTTGATGATGGCGGATACTCAAATTTTTGGATGACTATGTAGATTAATCGCAGTTTAACCATGACAAAAAAATCGAGGTTTTATTTAACTACGGTTTAACTGTGGCAAACATTTCTTATTTAGCCACGGTTTGACAGTGATGAATTTCGGGTCATATGCAGTAGCCCGCCCTTAAAGACGACCCTGATAATAGTAACAGTTGCACTGTGATTTTTAAAATTATGGAGAATTGCTGTAAAAACACATGTTTTGCAGTTTCGTCAACGTTAAGAATCTTGTCGCGGCTCATTTCACGCTCATAGATCtttgtttgaaattttgtttataatgtTTTTGGATTGATGCAAATTTGTATTGGGATTGAATTTTTGCAGGTTAGGGATTGGTATTGGGATTCCTTTCGCGATATTCGATCGTTCTCCGAGATCAAGAATATGAATGATGAAAGAGAGTTCACTGAAGTGATAAAGGCCATAAAAGTGAGACACAACAATGTGGTGCCTACAATGGCCTTAGGTGTTCAGCAATTGAAGAAAGATTTAAATCCAAAGATTTATAACGATGATATCGTCGAGATTCATAAGTTCCTTGATCGTTTTTACATGTCACGAATTGGAATCCGAATGCTTATAGGTTGGTTTCGAAAACAAGACACTACACGCCTTCTATAAGACTAAGCCGATTGTTTATACACTCTTACGATATAATGCGTGTTTTCCTTTTGTTGTTTTCAGGGCAGCACGTCGAATTGCACAATCCGAATCCGAACCCGAATGTCGTAGGTTATATAGACACGAGAATGTCTCCGGTGGAGGTAGCGAGAAATGCTAGTGACGATGCACGCGCTATATGCTGTCGTGAATATGGAAGTGCCCCTGATGTTCATATTTACGGCGATCCTGATTTTACTTTTCCGTGAGTTACATACATTTTACTTCCACAAATTCATCTGTtcgattttttaaaatgttaataatCGTATGTTTCTGCAACAGGTATGTTCCGGCTCACTTACATCTTATGGTATTCGAGTTGGTTAAGAACTCGCTGCGTGCTGTCGAAGAGCGATACATGAATTCCGACAAAGTTTCACCTCCCATAAGAATAATAGTTGCTGATGGATTAGAGGATGTTACCATAAAGGTAACTTCTGTTAACTTATATGATGATGCAGTTGTTCTTTTCAAGATTCTTTTGTTAAGACGAAACTTTTGTTCGTTTCGTCTAAATGGAATTGCAGATCTCGGACGAGGGAGGTGGAATACCGAGAAGTGGTCTGCGGAAGATTTTTACGTATCTGTATAGTACTGCT from Vicia villosa cultivar HV-30 ecotype Madison, WI linkage group LG4, Vvil1.0, whole genome shotgun sequence encodes the following:
- the LOC131594685 gene encoding pyruvate dehydrogenase (acetyl-transferring) kinase, mitochondrial-like — encoded protein: MAAKKAIETFSKSLVEDVHKWGCFKQTGVSLRYMMEFGSNPSDKNLLISAQFLHKELAIRIARRAIELENLPCGLSHKPAILKVRDWYWDSFRDIRSFSEIKNMNDEREFTEVIKAIKVRHNNVVPTMALGVQQLKKDLNPKIYNDDIVEIHKFLDRFYMSRIGIRMLIGQHVELHNPNPNPNVVGYIDTRMSPVEVARNASDDARAICCREYGSAPDVHIYGDPDFTFPYVPAHLHLMVFELVKNSLRAVEERYMNSDKVSPPIRIIVADGLEDVTIKISDEGGGIPRSGLRKIFTYLYSTARNPLDEHTDLGVGDNVTMAGYGFGLPISRLYARYFGGDLQIISMEGYGTDAYLHLSRLGDSQEPLP